One region of Pogona vitticeps strain Pit_001003342236 chromosome 1, PviZW2.1, whole genome shotgun sequence genomic DNA includes:
- the LOC110070118 gene encoding serine protease 55 has protein sequence MMNSAFPLLTDLTTFPPVPIFSCGLSSKFKATSWILPKAEGGKTQDESEVLPWQVSIQADGKHVCGGAILSSWWILSAAHCFQEDISSRLHVVVHMEGNPSGIRDLERVIVHQDFNGETLQNDIALILLDSPIHFSEETTPICLPLLHDLSIWHNCWVATWRPTPAGPGADENGTTKVLKRTEMTVIGREACAEKVPGLKGDVMCSISEEEGPKICRDDSGSPLVCTHGKNTKWFMVAVARKGEHCEREGSPAIYTVVFHYIDWIEKATAIEGKPFIPEGVDDIGVRTEPLTPRSASPSPACSAAAVIPPILALTVFRL, from the exons ATGATGAATTCAGCCTTCCCTCTCTTAACAGACCTCACCACATTTCCACCGGTTCCCATTTTCTCCTGCGGACTGAGTTCGAAATTCAAAGCCACCTCCTGGATCCTGCCGAAAGCCGAAGGGGGCAAGACCCAGGATGAGTCAGAGGTGCTTCCGTGGCAGGTCAGCATCCAAGCTGACGGCAAGCATGTCTGCGGAGGAGCAATTTTGAGTAGTTGGTGGATCTTATCGGCGGCTCACTGCTTCCAAGAGGACAT CTCTTCCAGGCTCCATGTAGTGGTCCACATGGAAGGGAACCCATCAGGGATAAGGGATCTGGAGAGAGTGATCGTCCACCAAGACTTCAATGGGGAAACCCTGCAGAACGACATTGCTTTGATCCTGCTGGACTCTCCCATACACTTCAGTGAGGAGACGACGCCCATCTGCCTGCCTTTATTACACGATCTGAGCATCTGGCACAACTGCTGGGTTGCGACATGGAGACCCACTCCCGCTG GACCTGGTGCCGACGAAAACGGAACCACCAAGGTGCTGAAAAGGACGGAGATGACTGTGATCGGCAGGGAGGCGTGCGCGGAGAAGGTCCCGGGCCTGAAGGGCGATGTGATGTGCTCCATCTCAGAAGAAGAGGGGCCAAAGATATGCCGG GATGACAGTGGGAGCCCTTTGGTTTGCACTCACGGGAAAAACACGAAATGGTTCATGGTTGCCGTCGCCAGGAAGGGCGAGCACTGCGAGCGAGAAGGGAGCCCCGCCATTTACACCGTGGTTTTCCACTACATAGACTGGATTGAAAAAGCAACAGCGATTGAAGGGAAACCATTTATCCCCGAAGGGGTTGATGACATCGGCGTCCGCACGGAACCCTTAACGCCACGTTCTGCGTCGCCGTCGCCCGCCTGCTCGGCGGCCGCGGTGATTCCTCCCATTTTGGCGCTGACAGTTTTCCGTTTATAA